Proteins from a genomic interval of Pseudodesulfovibrio nedwellii:
- a CDS encoding DUF4956 domain-containing protein — protein MSNTFSFMGSKTRFLGCLVGAVSAASSFAINNAASRGDLSRLLNELPVAVGIGLVLGVVYFVAMQRVLPKLAQDQVDEIWSGLTWFNISGLSLWAGILPIPTQYIEFCVGFVFSGGCARLVASVYTVFGASLSNRKRFANTFVMLALTIMLVISVVKASLALSLGLVGALSIIRFRTAIKEPEELAFLFFTVAIGLGFGAGKFGITLAAFWAICIGFILFRKIRANKHMENAYLVTLYGPGKDLLSSVSSFLDKNEVAYEFTRLETSDTSSHVSFLVEINTIQILEVLGQQFREQYPDANMTIVQARNLI, from the coding sequence ATGAGTAATACTTTTTCGTTTATGGGCAGTAAAACCCGTTTCCTCGGTTGTCTGGTCGGAGCGGTGTCGGCGGCTTCATCTTTTGCCATCAACAATGCGGCCAGCCGAGGCGATTTGTCCCGTTTGCTGAATGAACTGCCTGTTGCCGTGGGAATTGGGCTTGTTCTCGGAGTCGTCTACTTCGTGGCTATGCAACGGGTGTTGCCGAAGTTGGCTCAGGATCAGGTTGATGAAATCTGGTCCGGGTTGACATGGTTCAACATCAGCGGCTTGTCTCTTTGGGCAGGGATATTGCCGATTCCCACTCAGTATATTGAATTTTGCGTAGGGTTTGTTTTTAGCGGTGGTTGTGCGCGGTTGGTGGCTTCCGTTTACACTGTTTTTGGTGCCTCCCTTTCCAATCGTAAGCGTTTCGCCAATACTTTTGTGATGCTTGCCTTGACGATTATGCTTGTCATTTCCGTGGTCAAGGCGTCCCTCGCTCTTTCCCTTGGTCTTGTTGGTGCTCTTTCCATTATTCGCTTCAGAACGGCCATTAAAGAACCGGAAGAGCTTGCTTTTCTCTTTTTCACCGTCGCCATTGGACTGGGATTCGGTGCCGGAAAATTCGGTATTACTCTGGCTGCCTTCTGGGCTATCTGCATCGGTTTCATTTTGTTCCGTAAAATTCGAGCAAACAAACATATGGAAAATGCGTATCTCGTGACTCTGTATGGTCCCGGAAAAGACCTACTTTCTTCGGTCTCGAGTTTTCTGGACAAGAATGAGGTGGCCTATGAGTTTACCCGTCTTGAGACAAGCGACACTTCAAGTCATGTCAGCTTTCTTGTGGAGATCAATACCATTCAGATTCTCGAAGTGCTGGGGCAGCAATTTCGGGAGCAATATCCCGATGCCAACATGACGATTGTTCAGGCAAGGAATCTTATCTAA
- a CDS encoding polyphosphate polymerase domain-containing protein: MNTASTDGTRSCRYERKFIVPLHMVQNLASILRYSSFGFKEIFAERIVNNIYFDTPMFRFYNENVQGVAERKKLRIRWYGDTTLAKECRFEIKRKVGAAGFKDVFPISLQPGDLATFSFSNTLALPEDVKLQLAETRPALFNRYRRRYFLSADERFRATMDYDLRYSHPSVIERSGNFGSLDGEAVLELKYNHEFDMDASPVVDEFPFFFSKKSKYVSGIDEVYSH, from the coding sequence ATGAACACGGCCAGCACGGACGGAACCCGTTCCTGTCGCTATGAAAGGAAGTTCATTGTTCCGTTGCATATGGTGCAGAATCTGGCCTCGATTTTGCGGTACAGCAGTTTTGGTTTCAAAGAGATATTTGCTGAACGGATCGTCAATAATATCTATTTTGATACGCCGATGTTTCGTTTCTACAACGAGAACGTTCAAGGTGTTGCAGAGCGAAAGAAACTGCGTATTCGTTGGTATGGAGATACAACTTTGGCCAAGGAATGCCGCTTTGAGATAAAGCGCAAGGTGGGCGCTGCCGGTTTCAAGGATGTTTTTCCCATCTCGTTGCAACCCGGCGACCTTGCGACATTTTCCTTTTCAAATACGCTCGCACTTCCAGAGGATGTCAAATTGCAGTTGGCAGAAACGCGACCCGCCTTGTTCAATCGCTATAGGCGGCGGTATTTCCTCTCTGCCGATGAAAGATTTCGGGCGACAATGGATTATGACCTTCGGTATTCACACCCTAGCGTTATCGAACGCTCCGGTAATTTCGGCAGCCTTGATGGGGAAGCGGTTCTGGAGCTTAAATATAATCATGAGTTTGATATGGATGCTTCTCCCGTTGTGGATGAATTTCCGTTCTTCTTTTCGAAAAAATCTAAGTACGTCAGTGGAATAGACGAAGTCTATTCGCATTAA
- a CDS encoding LysE family translocator, which produces MLGIILFCVGVMYTPGPVNILSLKNGMQQRFNAHIPFSLGVAAALSIWFLLIGYTGSAVINENAMPFIATAGVGFILYLACKIISSNIDISHNSSSASNLTFRDGLLMQLLNPKTFVVVLPVTAVQFPAAGIGGSEIAVWSMGLGALGFGAPFVYAFAGSRVSKYFENPVYIKWLNYIMGAILIIVALEMAYDHIYLVFA; this is translated from the coding sequence ATGCTCGGGATTATACTTTTCTGCGTGGGGGTAATGTATACTCCCGGCCCCGTGAACATCCTCAGTCTGAAGAACGGAATGCAACAGCGATTCAACGCACACATTCCTTTCTCTCTCGGGGTGGCGGCAGCTCTGAGCATATGGTTTCTCTTGATCGGCTACACGGGCAGTGCCGTAATCAACGAAAACGCCATGCCGTTCATCGCCACCGCGGGCGTCGGTTTTATCCTCTACCTTGCCTGCAAAATTATCTCGTCAAATATCGACATATCGCACAACAGCAGCAGCGCAAGCAACCTCACATTTCGAGACGGACTTTTGATGCAACTCCTGAATCCGAAAACCTTTGTCGTCGTTCTTCCGGTAACAGCCGTTCAATTTCCGGCAGCAGGAATCGGGGGAAGTGAAATCGCGGTGTGGTCCATGGGACTCGGCGCTCTCGGTTTCGGTGCACCGTTCGTCTACGCCTTTGCAGGTTCGAGGGTTTCCAAATATTTCGAAAATCCCGTTTACATTAAATGGCTGAATTACATCATGGGAGCGATCTTGATCATCGTTGCTTTGGAAATGGCATACGATCACATCTATCTTGTATTCGCGTAG
- a CDS encoding AraC family transcriptional regulator, producing MAKIQSNHFHFANAKSDINMTVLNAVMSDFSYSKHAHEELALGVTTGGIQEFSCNGSEFRSSPGNIILFNPGDVHNGNPGNDNTLKYTMLYLDPKDFYPLLGSATALNKTEFRLSENHFTDNILQSLILKTSQLVDETGHSSLEYEHSLYKIAQRIAQRMGIFRPDSWISNKDTLLLKATEYIHDNITEDISINDLSMVANISKYHFIRLFRSQFGLTPHQYILNHKINRVKDALGTNESLSHIAQDFGFFDVSHLNRHFKRSYGITPKQYLLQLTK from the coding sequence ATGGCAAAAATACAATCAAATCATTTTCATTTTGCAAACGCCAAGAGTGATATCAACATGACGGTCCTCAATGCTGTCATGTCGGATTTTTCCTATTCTAAACACGCCCACGAAGAATTGGCCCTCGGGGTCACGACTGGAGGAATTCAGGAATTTTCTTGCAACGGCAGCGAGTTTAGAAGCTCTCCGGGCAACATTATTCTGTTTAACCCCGGCGATGTGCATAATGGTAATCCCGGAAACGACAACACGTTGAAATATACGATGCTCTACCTCGACCCAAAAGACTTTTACCCGCTTTTAGGGAGTGCCACAGCGTTGAATAAAACGGAATTCCGACTTTCGGAAAACCATTTTACCGACAATATTCTGCAATCCTTGATTCTGAAAACGTCTCAGCTCGTTGATGAGACAGGGCACTCTTCTCTTGAATACGAACACTCTCTGTACAAAATAGCGCAACGAATTGCCCAAAGAATGGGCATTTTCAGGCCAGATTCCTGGATAAGCAATAAGGACACGCTGCTGTTGAAGGCCACAGAGTACATCCATGACAACATCACGGAAGATATTTCAATCAATGATCTTAGTATGGTGGCAAATATTTCGAAATATCATTTCATCCGTTTGTTCCGAAGCCAATTCGGATTGACGCCGCACCAGTACATACTCAACCACAAGATTAACAGGGTGAAAGACGCTCTCGGAACAAACGAATCACTTTCCCACATTGCGCAGGATTTCGGTTTTTTTGATGTGAGCCACTTGAATCGCCATTTCAAACGTTCCTATGGGATCACCCCCAAGCAATACCTGCTTCAATTGACGAAATAA
- a CDS encoding purine-nucleoside phosphorylase yields MKQLKVWGIAAVLLVSMVSASMAAEPVKVKVFVGAQFEIGKMAGDKAGEFQHWYEGYLKDAKEYKVVGAEHPVWVNKDGVAGSVLGMGKVRSSSSMTAILVDPRFDFSDTYFIITGCAGTPPRAGTVAAVFWADYLVDYDLGHRWGAGEVAEGQPLFSVRKGYESVRTIKLNQKLVQRAFELTKDTPLQDSDTSKNYRKNYPDKMAQRSPFVGVGTHVASDTFFHGPTLSKEAQYVCDVNGAGTYVITEMEGVAVGYVITKFGHGDRVLSLRTAVNFDQGNPNETTLEHLDPAPGNYPGGFSTGIKNAYVVGSRFVNEVIAHWSEWKDGVPAK; encoded by the coding sequence ATGAAACAGCTGAAAGTATGGGGAATTGCTGCAGTGCTGCTCGTGAGCATGGTGAGCGCGTCCATGGCTGCCGAGCCGGTGAAGGTCAAAGTGTTTGTGGGAGCTCAGTTCGAAATTGGAAAGATGGCTGGGGATAAGGCCGGAGAGTTCCAGCATTGGTACGAAGGGTATCTCAAAGACGCCAAGGAATACAAGGTTGTCGGTGCCGAGCACCCCGTATGGGTTAACAAAGACGGTGTGGCCGGAAGCGTTCTGGGAATGGGCAAAGTTCGTAGTTCTTCAAGCATGACTGCCATTCTCGTTGATCCCCGATTCGATTTTTCCGACACATATTTCATCATTACGGGTTGTGCCGGTACACCCCCGCGCGCTGGTACGGTGGCTGCCGTATTCTGGGCAGATTATCTGGTCGATTACGATTTGGGACATCGCTGGGGAGCCGGTGAGGTTGCCGAAGGCCAGCCGTTGTTTTCTGTTCGCAAAGGGTATGAGTCGGTGCGGACGATCAAACTCAATCAGAAACTTGTTCAACGTGCTTTTGAGCTGACCAAGGATACACCTCTTCAGGATTCCGACACTTCCAAGAATTATCGCAAGAATTATCCCGACAAAATGGCACAGCGTTCGCCTTTTGTTGGTGTGGGAACACACGTCGCAAGCGATACGTTTTTTCATGGTCCCACCTTGTCCAAGGAAGCCCAGTATGTCTGTGATGTCAACGGAGCAGGTACCTACGTAATAACGGAAATGGAAGGAGTCGCTGTGGGCTACGTTATCACGAAGTTCGGGCATGGCGATCGAGTGTTGAGTCTTCGTACGGCAGTGAATTTCGATCAGGGTAATCCCAACGAGACCACGTTGGAACACCTCGATCCTGCACCAGGCAACTACCCCGGCGGTTTCTCTACCGGTATCAAGAACGCCTATGTCGTTGGTTCCCGTTTTGTGAATGAAGTCATTGCACATTGGAGCGAGTGGAAGGATGGCGTACCCGCCAAATAG